Below is a window of Bacillota bacterium DNA.
GTTCCGAGCGGTAAACCTGATGAAGGGCGTTTTGCCTTCTTAATCCATGCCCTTGATCTGAAAAGCTACCCTCAGTTTGACAACAGCCTGAACTCATTCACCCAGCCTGAACTGGCCGATCTGACAGGACGGTTCAATGACCTGGTTGAACCATTCGTGGCCGGAAAAACCAGGATTCATTCAGCATCAGGTAAGACTGCTTACGGAGAATTCATTGCCCTTTCAAGAACTACCGATGAATTTATTGATATGCCAAAAACCCAGGCAATGGCTGAACTGAAAGCTGCCGTAAAAATGGCCCGGGAAAGGGGAGCACAGATAGTAGGCCTCGGTGCTTTTACCGCCGTGGCCTCAATGGGTGGCCTTTACCTGAAGAATGAGGGTGTTCCGATCACTACCGGTAACAGTTATACAGTTGTTTCAGCAGTTGATGCGGTAAATACTGCCACGGAAAAACTGCAGATAGATCGATCCCAGACAACTGCAGCCATCGTCGGTGCAGCGGGGTCAATAGGCCGCGGGATATCCTTGCTTCTTTCAGAAACAGTACCGCGCCTGATTCTAATCGGTAACCCGAACAATCAGACCTCCAGTGAGAGGCTCCACCTGGTTGCTGCAGAGATATACCGTTACCAGTCCGCTCTCCTTGAACAGGGACGGCCTCTGAAGCCCGGCAGTATGGGTCAACTGCTGGCCGGATGTTCCGAATTGCCCAAACCAGATGCCCCGATGGATGCCTTCGAAGATTTTGTTGACGGCGAGGGAAACCGCCTGGGCTTGATCGAGTTCTCAACCGATATTGATGCGGTCCTGGCCCGGGCTGATATAGTTATCAGCGCCACAAGCGCGACTGAAAAAGTGATTCATGCCGGAAACCTGAAAACCGGAGCGATAGTCTGCGACATTTCCCGCCCGGCCAATGTCAGTGAAGAAGTCGACGCAGCCAGACCCGATGTCCTGGTTATCGACGGCGGGGTTGTCGAAGTGCCCGGTTTGCCATCATTCGGCTGGGATTTCGGTTTCGAACAGGGCTTGGCTTATGCCTGCATGGCTGAAACGATGATGCTTGCCCTGGAACAGCATTACAAACACTATAGCCTCGGTTCATCAGGCGTAAATCTGGAGACAATCCTTCAAACCAGGTACTGGGCAACTGAACACGGTTTCAAACTGGCCAATTTCCGCAGTTTCAATCGTCCCTTGAGCGAAGATAGCTGGCAGACGCTGCTTAAAACACGTAAACAACTGGTCGCCCGATAAAAATTATGTTAGAATAATCAGGTGCTGACCAATTATACTCGCTGATCAAGCTCTGAAGGGGTGGTTGTTGTGGAGAAAAAAGAAGGGCGCGAAAATAATGCCCGGGATAAGGATTTTGTAAAGGAAATAACTCCAAAAGCTGTCGATTATTCCCAATGGTACATTGATGTAATCACAAAAACAAAAATGATGGACTATTCTCCGGTAAAGGGTTTCATGGCAATCCGTCCAGCTGGATATGCCATCTGGGAAAAGATCCAGGAACAGATGGACCGCCGATTCAAAGAAACCGGCCATCAGAATGCCTATTTCCCCCTGCTTATCCCCCAGAGCCTGCTGCAAAAGGAAGCCGAGCACGTCGAAGGGTTTGCGCCCGAAGTCGCCTGGGTTACAAAGGGAGGCGGCGAGGTGCTCACAGAGCCACTGCTTATTCGCCCCACTTCAGAGTCGATAATATGTGATTTCTACTCCCGCTGGGTTCAGTCATGGCGGGATCTGCCCATTCTGATCAACCAGTGGTGTAATGTTGTCCGCTGGGAGAAAGCTACCCGGCCATTCCTCCGCACTTCTGAATTTCTCTGGCAGGAAGGTCATACCTGCCATCGCACTGAAGAGGAAGCCGAGGCCGAAACCCTGCAGATGCTCAACGTCTATAAAGACTGTATAGAAGAGGAGATGGCCATCCCCGTTGTTGACGGCCGTAAAACGGAAAGAGAGAAATTCGCCGGTGCCCTGCGCACCTATTCCGTAGAAGCTCTGATGAGTGACGGGCGTGCGCTACAGGCCGGCACCTCGCACAACCTGGGACAGCATTTTGCAAAAGTATTCGATATAACCTACCTTGACCAGGACGAACAGCTCAAATACGTATGGCAGACTTCCTGGGGTGTTTCAACCAGGTTGATCGGAGCCCTGATCATGGTTCACGGTGATGACCGCGGACTTGTTCTGCCTCCACGATTGGCGCCGGTCCAGGTCGTAATTGTTCCCATCCTGACCAAGAAAGACCGTGAACGGGTTCTCGAGGCTGTTGTCAGACTTGAGGGTGAACTTAAGAAAAGTATCCGGGTTAAACTCGATGACCGGGAAGAGTATTCACCCGGCTGGAAGTATAATGAATGGGAAATGAAGGGGGTTCCTCTCCGCATCGAAGTGGGTCCGAAAGATCTTGATAAAGGACACGTTGTTCTGGTCAGACGCGACACCGGTAAAAAAG
It encodes the following:
- the proS gene encoding proline--tRNA ligase — encoded protein: MEKKEGRENNARDKDFVKEITPKAVDYSQWYIDVITKTKMMDYSPVKGFMAIRPAGYAIWEKIQEQMDRRFKETGHQNAYFPLLIPQSLLQKEAEHVEGFAPEVAWVTKGGGEVLTEPLLIRPTSESIICDFYSRWVQSWRDLPILINQWCNVVRWEKATRPFLRTSEFLWQEGHTCHRTEEEAEAETLQMLNVYKDCIEEEMAIPVVDGRKTEREKFAGALRTYSVEALMSDGRALQAGTSHNLGQHFAKVFDITYLDQDEQLKYVWQTSWGVSTRLIGALIMVHGDDRGLVLPPRLAPVQVVIVPILTKKDRERVLEAVVRLEGELKKSIRVKLDDREEYSPGWKYNEWEMKGVPLRIEVGPKDLDKGHVVLVRRDTGKKEFVNREDLAEYLPRLLEEIQNDMRQRALDFREANTRSGDDYEEFKRIMEEERGFFVASWCGDAECEEKVKIDTKATIRCLPFGMKPEYDKCIVCGEKAVEVAYFARAY